A stretch of DNA from Campylobacter concisus:
TCTGGGTTTGAGTATATCTTTGCCTATATAAAGGCGATGAAAAAGAGCTAAATTTTTTCGTTCGTAAGACCCAAAGTTTTTACTTGAAAAAATTTATATAAATAATAAAAACTTTATTTTCAAAATAAGTAAAATCAAGTTAAAAATTTCTCCTAGCTAAAAGAAATTTTTAGTCAAACGTCGTTTGAGAGTAAATTTATAAACTTTGGCTAAAATCTTATCAATTTTTTCAAAAAAAGGTAAGTTTTGAAAGGCATTCTCTTCACGCTGGCCCTGCTTGGACTTGGGCTTTATGCGTATTCGTTTTATTTTTTAGTGACTGTTTTAGCCATTAGTTTTCTTATATTTTTTCACGAGCTTGGCCACTTTTTGGCAGCAAGAACGCTTGGCGTAAAGGTAAACACCTTTAGTATCGGATTTGGCGAGAAAATTTACACCAAAAACGTTAGTGGCACCGACTACTGCCTAAGCGCTATCCCACTTGGCGGATACGTACAGCTAAAAGGGCAAGACGACACCGACCCAAAAGCCAAAAACTACGACGCGGACAGCTACAACGTGCTAAGTCCCATAAAGCGCATTTACATTCTCTTTGCAGGGCCTTTTTTTAACTTTATCTTGGCGTTTTTTATATACATTTTGCTTGGATTTATAGGCGTTGAGAGGCTTGCACCAAGTGTCGGCCACATAGCTGAGGGCTCGGCAGCTGCCAGCGCTGGAATAGCTAAAAATGATAAAATTTTAGCAATAAATGGCGTAAAGATAAACGAGTGGGACGAGATCAGTAAAAATGTAAAACTTGAGCCAAGCACCATTTTGATAGATAGAAACGGCTCAATTTTAAGCATAAATTTAACACCAAAGATAGGCGAGACGATAAATATATTTAATGAAAAGATCCAGCACCCACTAATCGGCATTAGGTCAAACGGCGAAGTGATAAAAATTTATCACACAGGCTTTAGTAGCCTAAAATTTGCTTATGATGAAACTCTAAAGGCTTCAATGCTCATCTTTAAAAGTCTTGAAAAGCTAATCATTGGAGACATATCACCAAAAGAGGTTAGCGGTATCCTACAAATCACTGATATAACCTCAAAAGCCGCAAAGATCGGCATCAGCGTACTCCTAACCATCATGGCATTCATCTCTGCAAATTTAGGTGTATTTAATCTACTCCCTATCCCAGCACTTGATGGCGGCCACATACTTTTTAACCTATATGAGCTGATTTTTAGACGTGAGGTAAATGAGCGAGTGCTAATTATGCTTACCTACTGCGGTTGGGCGCTACTACTTGGCATAATGGTACTTGCGACTTTTAATGACATTATGAGATTAAGCGGAGGTTTATAATGATAGTTTTAAAAGAGCTATTAGAAAAGATCGAAAATTTAAGCAAAGACGTGACACTAATCGCCGTTAGTAAAAATGTCACAAGTACTGAAGTAAAAGAGCTTTACGCGCAAGGGCAAAGAAATTTTGGCGAAAACAGAGTCCAGGAGCTAGCCAAAAAAGAGCTAGAACTGCAAAATTTTACTGATATAAAATGGCATATGATCGGCCGCTTGCAAAATAACAAAATAAATCAAATGATAAGTCTAAAGCCAACACTTTGGCAAAGCTGTGATAGCTTTGAAAGGGCCGTAGAGGTCGATAAAAGGCTTAGTTATAGGCTCGATACTCTGCTTCAGATAAACTCGGCTGATGAAGATACAAAGCAAGGTGTAAGCGTAGCAAATGCAGCAGAAATTTATGACCGTATCCAAAGCGAGTGCAAAAATATAAATCTAAAAGGTGTGATGAGTATCGGAGCGCATGTGGATGAGTCAAAAGAGATTCAAAAGAGCTTTGAGCTAACTTATAAAATTTTTGATAGCCTAAAGCCAAAAGGTGCAGCTATCTGTTCGATGGGCATGAGTAGTGACTTCGAGTTAGCGATAAAATGCGGCTCAAATATGATCCGCCTTGGAACTATGCTTTATCTATAAATTTATCGCTTTTGCAAGCTCCTACTGCTAACGAAATAGATTACTGCTGGAGCTATGTAAATTTCTATCCAAAGAGACTTGAGAAAAAATTAAATTTAATGTTTAGCGTCAGCCAAAACTAGAGCAAAAAGTACTTTTACGCCAGCTTTTTCTAGAGTATTTCTAGCCTCAAGTATCGTAGTGCCAGTGGTTATGATATCATCTACTAAAATAACTGGAGCAGTGATCTTTTTTAGGATTTTAAAATTTCTTGGGTTATTTTGTCTAAATTGTAAATCCCTGCCACTATAACTGGTCTTGCTGGTTGCATGCAGTGCGTGAAATATAGGCTTTAGATTTTTAGCCCTTAGTGCATTTGCCAAAATAGCCGTGTGTGAGTAGCCAAAATTAACTCTATCATCTATAGGGATAGCATAAACTTGCTCTGGGAAGCTAAAACTTTTGGCAAATTTCTTAAATGTAAATTTGGCTAAATTTTTATATATAAAATATCCATGCATTTGATGCTTTGAGTGGATGAGTTCTTTTGTTTCAGAGTAGCCGTAAAAGCTATAAATTTTAAAGCCCTCTAGTTCTCTTACTATCGGGCTTGGCTCACTTAAAATTTGTGAGCAAATTTTACAAAATGTATTTAGCGTAAAGCTCTTGCAAAACACACAAAACATTAGCTATTTAAAATAGCAATTGCTGTGCGTTTGACTGCATCGTTTATAATATCAGTTAAAAATGGCTTAAATGCTCCGCCTGTACGAATCAACTCAAATTTGGTTTGATTATTTGAAATATTTTTAACGATACTTTGATCGCCTTTTTGGATTTTTAGCGTGATCTTAATATTACCTTTTGTATTATCAGTGCCGTATCCGCTCATATTTGCTTCAAACTCATTGATAAAAATTTCAACCACGACGCCACCCATACCATTTACATTTGTACCGCGCGCCACAAGCTCTTTTTTGAGCGAATCGCTAAAATAAGTAGCAAGATCGTTTTGAAGCACGACATATTCTTTTACTGTGCCTTTGCCATCAGTGATCGTAGCGATGGTGCTTTTGTTTTTGCGGTTGTCATGCACTGCGCTTATATAGGCCTCAAAGCCGCTATTTTGCTGACTTACAGCCACCTTATACGGATCAAATGCGACAACACTTTGACTTGGAGCACAACCAGTTAAAAACAAAACAAAAAGTCCAAAAATAGCTAAAAATTTAAATTTATTCATCGTTTTTCCTTTTAAAGTTTAGTGATCTCATCGGCTACTTTTATCGCGGCTTGTTTAACTAAAAGTGCGATAAAAAAGTCAAACTGCTCAGATTTTGAAGCCTCAAGCTTCTCTACATGGTGTCTAGTCGAGATAGGTAACGTTTTTTTGAAATTTATATTTGAAAGCACAAGAAGACCTTTTAGATGTCCGTTTAAAATTTCTGAAGCTCCTGAGTAACTTCCTCTGAGCTCGTCAAATCTAAAATCAAGCCTATATGTATATGGCGATGTTTGAGTATCGACAACAACGATTCCGCGAGAATTTAACTCACGTTGCAAAAACATGTAAAAAAGCACTTCAAGGCGTGGGTTTGAGTTAAAAACTGCACTGTTTCCTTCAATACCTGTGTAATATATCGATCTTGCACTACTTCTAGCATCGACAATCCTGTGAAAATAAACCTTCTTTAATCCAACATTAGTATCGATCATGTTTTTTTCTAAGCAGCAGTTTATTGCTACATCACTTTTGTATTTAACACCATTTATAAAAAGACCATCGCCCCTGCCTTTGCAAGCGCTGCAGTCAGCCGGTATCCTCATAACCTCTTCAAAATACATCTTATCTTCGCTACTTATGCTCGCACTTTGCACGCCGTCTATGCCCTCGCACGATAGACAAAGGCTAGCTTTAGCCATGCAGCCAATTAGAAAGATAGCTGCAAAAACTGCTAATAATGTCGCTCTTAGCATTTTACTTCCTTTTGCTCTTTTTGTTTTTTGCGGAGATTTTTCACGCTCTCGCCTGCGATGCCGTAGTTATTTGTATCGATCTCATCGATAATGACAACGGTATTTTGAGCGCTTCTACCTAAAATTTCGCTTATTAGCTTTGTAACTCCGCTTATCATCTTCTCTTTTTGCTCCACACTTGGGCTATCACCCTCTTTTGTCACGCAAATTTTCACAAACGGCATAGCACTCCTTTTTGTAAATTTAGCACTTAAATTTTAATCAAAACCTATCCACCAAACAAGCTCCCAAATGCGGATATATCGTCACCTCGAAATAAGGCGAGATATTTTGTGATGATTTTGAAAGCTGTGACGTGAAATTTTGGTGCGGATAGAACATATAGTTCATCAAGCCAAAATTTCACTAACTCTTTCAAAAGGGCACAAAAGATAAGCCGCTAGTCTATTTTTAGGACAGATAAAAACGCCTCTTGCGGCAAATTTACCTTTCCAATCGCCTTCATGCGTTTTTTACCCTCTTTTTGCTTTTCAAGCAACTTTCTCTTACGCGTGATATCTCCGCCGTAGCACTTAGCTGTGACGTTTTTGCCCATTGATTTTACGGTTTCTCTAGCTATGATTTTGTTGCCGATGCTCGCTTGTATCGCCACTTCAAAAAGCTGACGTGGCACGATCTCTTTCATCGCTTTTACAAAGTCCCTACCCTTTGTTTGTGCCTTACTCTCAGGCACGATGATAGAAAGTGCATCGACTGTTTCACCAGCCACTTTGACATCTAGCTTTACCAGATCACCCACGCGGTAGTCGCTAGGCTCATAATCAAAACTCGCATAACCTTTTGTGCTTGACTTTAGCTTGTCGTAAAAGTCCATCACGATCTCGTTCATCGGTATATCATACTCAAGCAGTACGCGTTCAGGCGTGATATAGTCCATCTTTGTCTGGATGCCACGGCGATTGTTTAAAAGTGTGATGATGTTACCCAAAAATTCACTTGGCGTGATAATCGTAGCCTTGACATATGGCTCAAGAATTGAGTCTATTTTATTGACTGGTGGTAGCTGGCTTGGGTTTTGGATTTTTAAATTTAGCCCATCAGTTTGGATGACTTCGTAAGTCACGGTTGGCGCTGTGGCGATAAGGTCCAAGTCAAACTCACGCTCTAGCCTCTCTTTAACTACCTCCATATGAAGAAGACCTAAAAAGCCAACCCTAAAGCCAAATCCAAGTGCCACCGAGGTTTCTGGCTCGTAGCTAATGGAGCTGTCATTTAGCTTTAGCTTATCCAGCGCGTCACGCAGATCTTCAAATTTATCAGTTTCAATAGGATAAAGTCCCGCAAAGACAAACGGCTTAGCCCTCTCAAAGCCCCCAACTGGCTCTTTTAGAGGATTTCTTGACTGCGTTATCGTATCTCCAACTTGCACGTCACTAACATTTTTAAGTCCCAAAACAACGATGCCAACCTCGCCAGCGCTAAGCGTTTTGGTCTTGATCGGTGCGATAGGATTTGGATACATGAGGTCAAGCACGATGTGTTTTTTACCTGTGCCCATAACTAAAATTTCATCATTTTTTAAAATTTCACCATCATAAACACGCACAAGTGCAAGCGCGCCAAGGTAGTTGTCAAACCAACTATCATAAATCAGCACCTTTGTGGGCTTGCTAACATCGCCATTTGGCGCAGGGATCCTCGTGATGATTGCTTCAAGCAGTTCTTTTATGCCGATACCGCTTTTTGCACTCACTTCAATCGCCCCTGAGCAGTCAAGTCCGATGATGTGCTCGATCTCGTCTTTTACTCTAGCAGGATCAGCCGCTGGTAGGTCGATCTTGTTGATGACTGGGATGATCTCTAAGTTGTTTTCAAGTGCAATATAGACGTTTGCGATAGTCTGCGCCTCTACACCCTGAGAAGCGTCCACGACTAGCAGTGCACCCTCACAACTAGCCAAAGAGCGGCTCACCTCGTAGCTAAAGTCGACGTGGCCTGGAGTGTCTATCAAATTTAGAACAAAATTTTCTCCATTTAGTGCGTAGTTTAGGCGGACAGACTGGGCTTTGATCGTGATGCCGCGCTCTTTTTCGATATCCATCGTATCCATGATCTGCGAGCTCATCTCACGGTCGCTAACAGCTCCACATTCTTGAATAAGCCGATCAGCTAGTGTGCTTTTGCCATGGTCTATGTGAGCGATGATGCTAAAATTTCTAATATTTTTCATTTACTCTTTTACTTTTTTGTTAAATTTTTGGCTTTTATTTTGCCTAAAATTGATTTAAAATTTGCATAAGAAAAGCGACGTTAATGCTTGTGACCAAAGTGTCCGTGCTCTTCTTTGCTTTTTAGCTCGCAGATGAGCTCATCTTTATGTCCATGACTGCTGCTCTCAAACTGTAGAGTGACATGACCAATGCCAACATGAGATAGCTCATGCTCGATGCGCTTTATCATCTTTGAAATTTCTCCTACACTTAGCACATCATCCACCACCACATGGGCTATGAGTGCATTTGAACCGGCACTTATCGTCCAAATATGTAGATCATGCACCTGTCTAACGCCATCCACGCCTTTTATGATAGCTAAAATTTCATCCGTATTAAGATCGACTGGTACGGCTTCGATAAGGATATTAAAGCTATCTTTTAGTAAGCCAAAGCCACTTTTTATGATAAGTATCGAAACAAATATACTTGCTATACTATCAGCTTGCGTAAGGCCAAATTTCATTATGACTAGTGCCGCAATGATTGCTCCAACGGAACCAAGCGTATCACCAAGGACATGAAGATAAGCTCCTTTTATATTTAAATTCTCTTTTATATCGCTACTTTTATGCATATAAATATGTAAAACGGCTTTTCAAATCAAAGTGATTTTACGCTTAAAATCAAAGTGAGCTAAAAACCGCATTTTTTCACTTTGATTTCTAACGTAAATTTTTATGTTTTTAAATAGCTTTTTACAACCTTTTAAAACATATTAAAAAACTAAAATTTACCCCTCAAACTCTATGTCTATTTCATACCCACTCGTGCTAAGCTTATGGCTTACTTCTTTTATACTAAACTCATTTGCTTCTAGTCCAGCAACTCCACCAAATTTAAGCTTGCCGCCTGCTATGATATTTTTTCCTTCGCAGCTACATCTACCATTTATTCCGCCGCGTTGTAGCTCGTTAAGTTTAGCTTCTGCTTGTTTAAAGGCCTCATTATCGCTCTTTGGCTGAGCTATCTGCATCTTATATACCTGTTCCCCACTTCCCACCTTAATGCTTTTTACCTTACCAGCTTCTATGTCTTGCCACTCTACTATTACGGCTGTATAAGAGTTTCTATTAGCTTCAGTGATCTCTAGCGAGTAAAGATCAGTTAAATTTAGTGTAAAAGTGGGCAAATTCTCGTTTTTTGAAGTATTTGAGGTTTGGCTAGCATCACCCTTAGCATCTTTGGCTGTTATGATGATGTTATCATTTTTAACAGCCATTAAAAAGCCAAATTTGACGCATAGATCATATAAAAACTCTATGTCGCTTACATTATCCTGGATAACAGAAGCTATGTTTTGGTCGCTACCGCTTGTTTTTAAAGATAGTGCATTGGCACTAGCTATCTTTTTAGCTATCCCAAAAAGCGTTGTATTTTCCCAGCTCACACGTCTTTTCTCTTTTGCAGGACTTGCAAAATTTACAGCAGTTGCTCTAACCTCTGTTGTATTTGCTTTGTAGTCTCTGCTAGCCGTTTGCACGCTAAAAGAGCCACAAAGATAAAGATCATCTCCATATCCGAGCCATAGTTTTAAGCTATCTCCGAATACTGGCTTTGCATATATGCCAAATAGGGTAAAGCTGATTTCATCACTTTCATTGCCCTCTTTATCGGTAAAGCTTAGACTTATTAGGTTTTGTCTGATGATGTTTGTTATGTCTTTGCCGCTAGCTTCTAGCTTGAAAGCCGGTTTTCTCACCATAGTTTTGCCTGCTCTTTCGCTGTTTCTTTTATATCAGGCAAAAACACCCTATCGCCTGCATGAAGTGTTGTGTTAAGCTTTGGGTTTATAGTTAGAATTTGCTCAAAAAACCTTAGATGTCCGTAGTGGTTGTAGGTGATAGTATCAAGCCTATCACCGTCTTTAGCTATGTAAATTTTATCCATCATAATCCCTTTTTAGCTCTAAACTAAAACTTTGCGTAAAAAATGCTCCATTTGGAGTGAAAATCGCTTGTTTTTCACTGATTTTTACTATAACGAAGCGACCAAAATATTTACCATTTCCATTTGTAAGCGGTAAGCTTTGACGTAAGGCGGCTAAGGCATAAAGTGGCTTTAATGCGCCTTGTTTATCACCGTGATATGGCAGTGTTTGACCCTCTATATTAAGAGTGCTGCTCCCTAAATTTGCACTAAATAAGGCTGGATAGTTTTGTATCCGCTCTTGCTCGCTTATGCCAAAGTCTGTTTGAGTGTCAATACTATTAGTTTGTTCCCATCTAAATTTAAACCCACCAAGATTTAGTACCATATTATCCCCTTACATCCGTGTTTTTACGGTTAAACTCATCACGTCTTAGTGCGTCTTTAACGCCTTTTACTATTTGAGCCTTAAAACTCTCTAGGTCAAATTTGCCATTATCTGAGTTAAGTAAAAAATCACCATTAAAACTAATGTTGATAGCACCACCACCTGTGCTAGCTGCCACTAGAGCTGGAGCCTCTTTTGCATGAGTATCACTATCTGAGCCAAAAATAGAGTTAAAAAAGCCACCGCTATCATCTTTTGGTTTTAGCTCACTGCTTGCTTGCTCATCACTTCCAAAGCCAAAGAATTCTTTTGTCTTGCTCCAAGCACTACTTAGCCCCTTAATGGCCTCACCGACCATGTCATTTATCCAGCCAAATTTCTCAGCTATCCAGTCAAAAAAGCCACCAAAGAGCTCATCCCATATCTTGATAACTGGCTCAAAAATAGCGCTTAAAAAGTCGCTCACTCCTTGCCAAAGATCGCTAAAAAACTTTGTCGTGCTCTCCCAATATGGCTTTACACTCTCCCATATCTCAAGAAAAAATGCCTTTACTTTTTCCCAATTTTCCATAAGATAGGCCGCTGCTGTGCCAAGAGCTACTACTATGGCACCAATGCCTGTGCTAATAAGAGCAAATTTCATAGTCCTTATAGCTAGAGTTGCTGCCATTAAGCCACTACGCATTAAGGCACATGCTGCTGCAAAGGCCTTCGAGGCAGCACTATAAGCAGTAGTGATAGCTAGAGTTGCCCTTAGTCTTGCACCAACTAGCCAAATACTAAATGCATGAGCTTTGGCAGCTAGCGTGGCACTTGATATACTCACAGCATGAGCCAACCATCTGAGTTTTGCTATTAAGAGCATAGGATTTAAAAATTTCACTACCCTTATAACGCCCAAAAGTCCATCTGCTACGCCTAAAAGTGCTATCTTGCTAAGAAGCAACACCGGTTTAAAGATCATAAGGCCGGCTGCAGCGCTAACAACTATGGCACTTAGTCTTGGAAATTTTTCATTTAGCGAGCTTAACACTCCAGCTACCTTACTTAAGATAGAAGCTAATAAATTTGTAAGTGGTAAAAAGGTTTCTCCCAGGCTTGAACCTAGATTTCTCCATGCTTGCGTAACCCTTTCGATGCCACTTTTTGTAGTGTTTAGCTTCGTTTGTAGCTCACGCTGCATAGATCCTGTGGCTTCATCCGAGTGTGCCATTTTGATATTTGCTTTAAGAGCATCGATATTTGTTACAAGCCCCGCTATCTCATCGTTAAAATTTCCGCCAACTAGATCATAAAGTAGCCCTGCTTGCTTATCTTTATCGGCTCTAGAGATCGCTTCTAAAAACGTAGTTATAGCTCCAGCAGCATCTTTTTGTAGGGCTGTTTTTAGATATGTTGCATCCATGCCTATGCTTGCTAGCGCTTCTTGAAAATTTTTACCCTTTTTATCAGCCATTGAGAGTGTGGAGTAAAGAGCATTTAAGCTAGTGCCTACGACTGAGCTAGCTTTGCCAGTGCTTAACATTGTAGCACTTATGGCGCTGGCGCTTTTACTATCTAGGCCTATTAAGCTGGCATTTGCAGCTGTTAGCGAAGTAGCCTCAAATATATCAGAAGCATTTGCATTAGTAACCTTATTGTCGAGCAAGTTTACACTATCAAAAAAGCTATTAAGCTCCTTTATATCGTTCATCTTAAAGCCAACTTTCATATTATTGGCCGCCTTTGATAAGGCTTCAGAACTCATTTCAAATGCAACTGAGCCGGTTGCAAGCATTTTTGTGTAAGTTACTAGCTCCTCACCGGCTAAATTTATCTTACCGCCGCCAGCTGCAATGTCAGCTATATTACTAAAGCTCTCTCCAAGCTGTGAGCTTAGCCCTCTCATCTCATTTTTTAGCTTAGCTAGGTTTTCATCGCTATCATCAACATATTTTTTTACATTCGCAAAAGCAGCCTCATCATCAATGGCAAGTTTGATTGGCACTCCTATGGCTACCGAGTTTGTAAGATTGCTAAAATTTGTCGTAAGCTCGCCTAAAAGTGCTTTTTGGCTCTCTCTTATTTGGCTAGATAGATTTGACAATCTAGTGTTGTCTAAAGATGTTATGGCTTTTTTTGCTTCTGCTATCTTACCTTTTAAACCATCAAACCCTTTTTTTAGCTCTGATATTTTACTTAGCCCTTTTACTGCTAGACCAATACTAATACCAACTTGTGCGTTATCCATATCCTTTCCTTTAAAATACGATATAATCCCTTTTAAAAAGGATTTAAAATGGCTTTAATTATTCCTATTTTTATCGTTTTATTCTTCTTCGTTTCACCAAGTGGCTTTTTTGAAACGTTTATTGCCTTAGTTTTTGGCTTAGGGATACTTGGCAGCCTTATTGGCACCGCTGGTTTAGCATTAAGTAAAA
This window harbors:
- the rseP gene encoding RIP metalloprotease RseP encodes the protein MKGILFTLALLGLGLYAYSFYFLVTVLAISFLIFFHELGHFLAARTLGVKVNTFSIGFGEKIYTKNVSGTDYCLSAIPLGGYVQLKGQDDTDPKAKNYDADSYNVLSPIKRIYILFAGPFFNFILAFFIYILLGFIGVERLAPSVGHIAEGSAAASAGIAKNDKILAINGVKINEWDEISKNVKLEPSTILIDRNGSILSINLTPKIGETINIFNEKIQHPLIGIRSNGEVIKIYHTGFSSLKFAYDETLKASMLIFKSLEKLIIGDISPKEVSGILQITDITSKAAKIGISVLLTIMAFISANLGVFNLLPIPALDGGHILFNLYELIFRREVNERVLIMLTYCGWALLLGIMVLATFNDIMRLSGGL
- a CDS encoding YggS family pyridoxal phosphate-dependent enzyme, whose protein sequence is MIVLKELLEKIENLSKDVTLIAVSKNVTSTEVKELYAQGQRNFGENRVQELAKKELELQNFTDIKWHMIGRLQNNKINQMISLKPTLWQSCDSFERAVEVDKRLSYRLDTLLQINSADEDTKQGVSVANAAEIYDRIQSECKNINLKGVMSIGAHVDESKEIQKSFELTYKIFDSLKPKGAAICSMGMSSDFELAIKCGSNMIRLGTMLYL
- a CDS encoding ComF family protein, with amino-acid sequence MFCVFCKSFTLNTFCKICSQILSEPSPIVRELEGFKIYSFYGYSETKELIHSKHQMHGYFIYKNLAKFTFKKFAKSFSFPEQVYAIPIDDRVNFGYSHTAILANALRAKNLKPIFHALHATSKTSYSGRDLQFRQNNPRNFKILKKITAPVILVDDIITTGTTILEARNTLEKAGVKVLFALVLADAKH
- a CDS encoding YajG family lipoprotein — encoded protein: MNKFKFLAIFGLFVLFLTGCAPSQSVVAFDPYKVAVSQQNSGFEAYISAVHDNRKNKSTIATITDGKGTVKEYVVLQNDLATYFSDSLKKELVARGTNVNGMGGVVVEIFINEFEANMSGYGTDNTKGNIKITLKIQKGDQSIVKNISNNQTKFELIRTGGAFKPFLTDIINDAVKRTAIAILNS
- a CDS encoding 2-hydroxymuconate tautomerase family protein encodes the protein MPFVKICVTKEGDSPSVEQKEKMISGVTKLISEILGRSAQNTVVIIDEIDTNNYGIAGESVKNLRKKQKEQKEVKC
- the lepA gene encoding translation elongation factor 4 — protein: MKNIRNFSIIAHIDHGKSTLADRLIQECGAVSDREMSSQIMDTMDIEKERGITIKAQSVRLNYALNGENFVLNLIDTPGHVDFSYEVSRSLASCEGALLVVDASQGVEAQTIANVYIALENNLEIIPVINKIDLPAADPARVKDEIEHIIGLDCSGAIEVSAKSGIGIKELLEAIITRIPAPNGDVSKPTKVLIYDSWFDNYLGALALVRVYDGEILKNDEILVMGTGKKHIVLDLMYPNPIAPIKTKTLSAGEVGIVVLGLKNVSDVQVGDTITQSRNPLKEPVGGFERAKPFVFAGLYPIETDKFEDLRDALDKLKLNDSSISYEPETSVALGFGFRVGFLGLLHMEVVKERLEREFDLDLIATAPTVTYEVIQTDGLNLKIQNPSQLPPVNKIDSILEPYVKATIITPSEFLGNIITLLNNRRGIQTKMDYITPERVLLEYDIPMNEIVMDFYDKLKSSTKGYASFDYEPSDYRVGDLVKLDVKVAGETVDALSIIVPESKAQTKGRDFVKAMKEIVPRQLFEVAIQASIGNKIIARETVKSMGKNVTAKCYGGDITRKRKLLEKQKEGKKRMKAIGKVNLPQEAFLSVLKID
- a CDS encoding cation diffusion facilitator family transporter — its product is MYMHKSSDIKENLNIKGAYLHVLGDTLGSVGAIIAALVIMKFGLTQADSIASIFVSILIIKSGFGLLKDSFNILIEAVPVDLNTDEILAIIKGVDGVRQVHDLHIWTISAGSNALIAHVVVDDVLSVGEISKMIKRIEHELSHVGIGHVTLQFESSSHGHKDELICELKSKEEHGHFGHKH
- a CDS encoding phage late control D family protein, with translation MVRKPAFKLEASGKDITNIIRQNLISLSFTDKEGNESDEISFTLFGIYAKPVFGDSLKLWLGYGDDLYLCGSFSVQTASRDYKANTTEVRATAVNFASPAKEKRRVSWENTTLFGIAKKIASANALSLKTSGSDQNIASVIQDNVSDIEFLYDLCVKFGFLMAVKNDNIIITAKDAKGDASQTSNTSKNENLPTFTLNLTDLYSLEITEANRNSYTAVIVEWQDIEAGKVKSIKVGSGEQVYKMQIAQPKSDNEAFKQAEAKLNELQRGGINGRCSCEGKNIIAGGKLKFGGVAGLEANEFSIKEVSHKLSTSGYEIDIEFEG
- a CDS encoding tail protein X; its protein translation is MDKIYIAKDGDRLDTITYNHYGHLRFFEQILTINPKLNTTLHAGDRVFLPDIKETAKEQAKLW
- a CDS encoding phage tail protein; its protein translation is MVLNLGGFKFRWEQTNSIDTQTDFGISEQERIQNYPALFSANLGSSTLNIEGQTLPYHGDKQGALKPLYALAALRQSLPLTNGNGKYFGRFVIVKISEKQAIFTPNGAFFTQSFSLELKRDYDG
- a CDS encoding phage tail tape measure protein, with translation MDNAQVGISIGLAVKGLSKISELKKGFDGLKGKIAEAKKAITSLDNTRLSNLSSQIRESQKALLGELTTNFSNLTNSVAIGVPIKLAIDDEAAFANVKKYVDDSDENLAKLKNEMRGLSSQLGESFSNIADIAAGGGKINLAGEELVTYTKMLATGSVAFEMSSEALSKAANNMKVGFKMNDIKELNSFFDSVNLLDNKVTNANASDIFEATSLTAANASLIGLDSKSASAISATMLSTGKASSVVGTSLNALYSTLSMADKKGKNFQEALASIGMDATYLKTALQKDAAGAITTFLEAISRADKDKQAGLLYDLVGGNFNDEIAGLVTNIDALKANIKMAHSDEATGSMQRELQTKLNTTKSGIERVTQAWRNLGSSLGETFLPLTNLLASILSKVAGVLSSLNEKFPRLSAIVVSAAAGLMIFKPVLLLSKIALLGVADGLLGVIRVVKFLNPMLLIAKLRWLAHAVSISSATLAAKAHAFSIWLVGARLRATLAITTAYSAASKAFAAACALMRSGLMAATLAIRTMKFALISTGIGAIVVALGTAAAYLMENWEKVKAFFLEIWESVKPYWESTTKFFSDLWQGVSDFLSAIFEPVIKIWDELFGGFFDWIAEKFGWINDMVGEAIKGLSSAWSKTKEFFGFGSDEQASSELKPKDDSGGFFNSIFGSDSDTHAKEAPALVAASTGGGAINISFNGDFLLNSDNGKFDLESFKAQIVKGVKDALRRDEFNRKNTDVRG